Below is a genomic region from Ruania alba.
TCGGACGCCCGCGGCGAGGCGGCGGACGAGCTCGCCGCACTGCAGGTCCTCGCTCACCTGGCGGCAGGAGAGATCGACGAGCTCGAGGCCCTCGCACCGACCCGGTTCGACTCGCCTCGGGCGGGCGCCAGGTGGTTGGACGTACACGTCGGCGCAGGCTTGACCGCAGCCGCGCGCGGCGCCTGGTCACGGGCACAGCACCGGTTGCGGAAGGGACGCGATCATCGTGACCTGCTTGCACCTCCCGGGATCGACGCCTACGCACGTGCGGTCGAAGCATTGGCCGCGGCCGCCGGGGGCGAGCGGGTGCAGGCGCAGGAACTGCTCACCAGCATCCGAAGCATGCCCCGAAGCCAGACGGCAGTGCTGAGTGGCGAACTGCGCCTGCTGCGGCTCGACACCATGCTCTGGCTCCGCTCGCCGTCGCTGCCCCAAGCCGCACGAGCCCTCGCCTCCTGGGCTCGACTGTCCGGACTGGCGCGTATCGAGATGGAGGCGCTGCACCGGTCGCTCCTGCTCGACCTGCGCTCCGCGCACCTTCCCTACGACGGCGTGCTGGACCGCATCCGCCAGCTCCGCCAGGACCTCGCCTCACCACGCGCCAGCGCCCTCGCCGCCCACGCCGAAGCCCTGGCCGATGCCGACACCGACCTGGCCGGCATCGCCGAACGCGATCTCAACGAACGGGGCCTGTGGCTGCCACCAGGACCACGCTCGCACGGTCTCACTCCCCGTGAGCGTGAGGTCGCCGCGCTCGCCCGAGCCCGCCTGACGAGCCGCACCATCGCCACCCGGCTCGGGGTCTCCAGCCGTACCGTCGACAGCCACCTCGCCAGCGTCTTCGCCAAGCTTGGCGTCTCCAGCAGGGAAGAACTGACCTATGCGCTCCGCTGACACCCACGAGGCCGCGGCGCCTCGCCCGCGACCGTCCACACCGTCCGCCCCGACCGCGCAGACAGGCCCACCGGCACGACCGGCCTCCGTCCGGGACGCGCTCATGGCCGGACGCTCCGTCGTTGTCCATGGGGAGGCCGGGACGGGCAAGACCCACCTGATCACCACAGCGCTGCGCGACGGCCTCCCCCCTGCCTGGACCCTCATCGACCTCACCGCCGGTACTGGCGGCACTGCGTCGTGGCAACGCCTGGTCGGCGAGGCAGGTGCGCGGGACGGCGTCGAGGCCGGGGCCGCGGCGCTGCAGGACTGGCTCATGTTGCCCCCCGCCGGCAGAGCACTGCTCCGGCTCGAGGACGCCCACCTGCTCGAGGACACCGTCCTGGCCGCTATCGCCCTCGTGACCCACCGAGCCGACGTCGCGGTCGTGGCCAGCCACAGCGCTCACCCGAGCGAGCTGACCGCGCTCACGGGTCTGCGGGACGCGGTCACCATCCGCGTCGCGCCGATGAACGCGACACAGACCGAGACAATGCTCACCGAGATGCTCGGCGGATTTCCCACCGCCGACGCGGTACACCGGCTGTGGTTGGCCTCGCGCGGCAACCCTTTCTACCTGAGCGAGCTGGTCCGTGACCATCAGCAGCGCGGCGATCTGTTCGCCCACGACGGCGTCTGGGTGTGGACCGGCATCCCGACGCTGACGGACCGGATGATCGAGGCGGCCTTCCACGACCTCGGCGCCCTGACGGAGGCCGAGCGCGATGCCGTCGAACGCGCCGCCGTGGCCGGCGTGATCACCGCAGCGACCGTGCCGCACGAGGTACGCCGGCGACTACTTCGCCGCGGGCTGCTGCGACCCGGGCCGACCGGCCCGGGGATGGGTGGCCAGTCGCACCTGGAGGTGACCCACCCGCTGCGCGCGGACGCCATCGCCGCCCAGGTCTCGACCACCCGCCGCCACGACCTCATCGCCGGCGGGCAGACCACACCGGTTCCGACCGGTCCGCAGGATCTTGTGCGATCCGTCTGCAGCAGGGTCAGGGCCGAGATCCCCGTCCCGCTGCCCGAGTTGCTGCGGGCGTGCCACCACGTGGTGCGGGCGGACGAGCCGCAGACCGCCGTCGAGCTGACCGGAGCGGTGCTGCAGCAGGGAATCGACCCGATCAGCACGATCAAACTCTTGACCGCGCGTGCCACAGCGCACCTGCGCCTGGGCGACATCGACGCCGCACTGTCCGATCTCGCGACGGCACGCTCCGCCATGATCCTGACCGACGAGTCCGGAGCAGAGGTCCTCGACGCCTACCTACCGGCCATCCGGCACGAGACGACAGTGCGGCACTTTCTCGCCACCGACCCCGAGGCGACCCTCAGCGTGCTCAGCTCGACAGCACGCTGGCTGCGCCCGACGGCGCAGGCGAACAGTCTGGTCGCGCAGGCGTTGACGAACGTCGAGTCGCTCCGGCTGGCGCACCTGGCGTGGGCGGGTCGGCATCCCGAGATGCTGGACGAGGCGTGGAGCCGGTTGCAGCACAGCCCCCACCCGGAGCAGGTGGTCCAGCTCGTCGGACCGGCGTCGATCGCCCTCGCCCTGGCCGGCCGTTCCGGGTCTGCCACGGCACTGTTCGAGCGATTCCTCCCTGTGGTCTCCAGCGACCG
It encodes:
- a CDS encoding LuxR C-terminal-related transcriptional regulator, with amino-acid sequence MAGRSVVVHGEAGTGKTHLITTALRDGLPPAWTLIDLTAGTGGTASWQRLVGEAGARDGVEAGAAALQDWLMLPPAGRALLRLEDAHLLEDTVLAAIALVTHRADVAVVASHSAHPSELTALTGLRDAVTIRVAPMNATQTETMLTEMLGGFPTADAVHRLWLASRGNPFYLSELVRDHQQRGDLFAHDGVWVWTGIPTLTDRMIEAAFHDLGALTEAERDAVERAAVAGVITAATVPHEVRRRLLRRGLLRPGPTGPGMGGQSHLEVTHPLRADAIAAQVSTTRRHDLIAGGQTTPVPTGPQDLVRSVCSRVRAEIPVPLPELLRACHHVVRADEPQTAVELTGAVLQQGIDPISTIKLLTARATAHLRLGDIDAALSDLATARSAMILTDESGAEVLDAYLPAIRHETTVRHFLATDPEATLSVLSSTARWLRPTAQANSLVAQALTNVESLRLAHLAWAGRHPEMLDEAWSRLQHSPHPEQVVQLVGPASIALALAGRSGSATALFERFLPVVSSDRVLRGWDPGSFTLLRFFLLVLTGETDAAERTEPVAGTDVDMVGWHLRRGTVASARGDWATARRELRAANVRLRVRDTLGVVAYSLAQEAKVAAASGDGVAARALLSELATTPRRCSYVTGAYLDLHVVDALIWLRDPSVTEVTARLMEAAARDHQHAIELEAMHRLVVVAGPSAAQAVIGVPLAERVAALAEHVDGRRNEAVVAHLRAILGNRARAVSDTAEHLRELGVILPVVVKPTRLTRREREVAALAAGGMTSKAIAQRLVLSVRTVDSHLAGAYRKLRVHTREGLSGALTAADR